The following are encoded in a window of Streptomyces sp. 11x1 genomic DNA:
- a CDS encoding hydrolase, translating to MAHIDTGTGIDIDAVTATPGPDLLTPDNCAVLFVDHQPQMFFGTGSGDRTAIINATVGLAKAAKVFDVPVVLSTVAAESFSGPLLPQLADAFPDRKTVDRTTMNAWEDVAFVEAVKATGRRKLVIAGLWTEVCVVMPALSALAQGYEVYVVTDASGGVSPQAHEHAVQRMIQAGAVPVTWVQVLLEFQRDWARTETYGPTTEVVKEHGGAYGLGIVYAQAVIGEHAAG from the coding sequence ATGGCTCACATCGACACTGGCACTGGCATCGACATCGATGCCGTCACCGCCACTCCCGGTCCCGACCTGCTCACCCCCGACAACTGCGCGGTCCTGTTCGTGGACCACCAGCCGCAGATGTTCTTCGGCACCGGCAGCGGTGACCGCACCGCGATCATCAACGCGACCGTGGGGCTGGCCAAGGCCGCCAAGGTCTTCGACGTGCCGGTGGTGCTGAGCACGGTGGCCGCCGAGTCCTTCTCCGGGCCGCTCCTCCCGCAGCTCGCGGACGCCTTCCCCGACCGCAAGACCGTCGACCGCACGACGATGAACGCCTGGGAGGACGTCGCCTTCGTCGAGGCGGTGAAGGCGACGGGCCGCCGGAAACTCGTCATCGCCGGTCTGTGGACCGAGGTCTGCGTGGTCATGCCCGCCCTGTCCGCACTCGCCCAGGGCTATGAGGTCTACGTCGTCACCGACGCGTCCGGCGGTGTCAGCCCGCAGGCCCACGAGCACGCCGTGCAGCGGATGATCCAGGCCGGCGCCGTACCGGTCACCTGGGTGCAGGTGCTCCTGGAGTTCCAGCGCGACTGGGCCCGTACGGAGACGTACGGGCCCACCACCGAGGTGGTCAAGGAGCACGGTGGCGCCTACGGCCTCGGGATCGTCTACGCCCAGGCCGTCATCGGCGAGCACGCGGCGGGCTGA